The Nocardia sp. NBC_00508 nucleotide sequence CGGCGCGCAACACCGCGTCCCTGGTCAATGTCGCGCGGGTCGCGCTGCTCTCGGGCATGGTTCCCAATCTTGACGTACTTACGGTGTAAGCGTACCGTCCTTGGTGACGTACTTACGCTGTAAGTATCCTGCGAAGACGAGGATCGCCATGTCCGAGGCCGACGGCCAGCAGTCCACTATCGACAACGGCACGATGACCGCCATCGCCGCGCCGCGGTACGGCTTCAGCGAGGTCCTCCGGACGGAGGTGGTGCCGCGGCCTGTCGCGGGCGACGGCGAGGTGTTGGTCCGGGTGCGTGCGGCGGCGGTATGCAGTGGCGACGTGCATCTTCTCACCGGCAAGCCCTACGCCATCCGGCTCGGCTTCGGCCTGCGACGGCCCAAATACCGGATCATCGGGCACGATCTCGCCGGTGACGTGGTGGCCATCGGTGCCGGTGCCACCGGGTTCGCCTGTGGGGAAGTGGTTTTCGGTGCGGTCGATTCGGGGGCATTCGCCGAATACGTCAGCGTGCCCGTTGAACGACTTGCGCACAGTCCCGTCGGTCTGACCGTGGAAGAGGCTGCGGCCCTGCCGGATTCGGGGATGACCGCGCTCCAAGGGCTGCGCGACGTCGGCGGATTGCGTGCCGGGCAGACGGTGCTGATCAATGGCGCCTCGGGTGGTGTCGGCACCAGCGCGGTGCAGATCGCGAAAGCGCTCGGTGCGGAGGTGACGGCCGTGTGC carries:
- a CDS encoding NAD(P)-dependent alcohol dehydrogenase: MSEADGQQSTIDNGTMTAIAAPRYGFSEVLRTEVVPRPVAGDGEVLVRVRAAAVCSGDVHLLTGKPYAIRLGFGLRRPKYRIIGHDLAGDVVAIGAGATGFACGEVVFGAVDSGAFAEYVSVPVERLAHSPVGLTVEEAAALPDSGMTALQGLRDVGGLRAGQTVLINGASGGVGTSAVQIAKALGAEVTAVCSTRHVETLRSLGADRVIDYTTADFTRDEHRYDVLLDLVGNRSLTACRRVLAPKGVLVSSAGAPGGNWFGPVVWVAKVVLTGLVVSQTMRPLLMRPRQADLEFLAGLAVDGKLHPVIERRYPLAEAAAAVGHVLEGHAQGKTVIVV